GGCCACCGGGGGTTCGGACCGGCAGTTCCAGACGGCCGCGCTCTACCTCTACGAGCAGGGCTTCACCAAGTACGACTTCGGCTACAGCTCGGCGATCGCGCTGATCCTGGCCGTGGCCACGATGCTCGTCGCGGGCGTGTCGTACCTGGTGACCCGGCGCATCCAAACGGACTGAGGAGCCGACATGACCACCGTGCTGACCCCGGCCGCGCCCGCGCCGCCGGCGGCCCCCGGGCGGGCCCGGCGCCTCGTGCGCCGGGTCGCGAGCCCGTGGACCTACGCCGCGCTGATCGCGATCCTGGCCGGCTCGGCGTTCCCCGTGTACTGGTCGTTCGTCGTCTCGTCGCAGACGACGGAAGCCGTCGGCAGCGTCCCGCCCGTGCTGGTGCCGGGCGGGCACCTGTTCGAGAACATCGCCCGTGTCTTCGACGAGTCGAACTTCGCGCTGGCGCTCGGGAACTCGATGATCGTCGCGGGCACGATCACCGTGTCCGTGGTGCTGTTCTCGACGCTGGCCGGGTTCGCCTTCGCCAAGCTGAAGTTCCGCGGCCGGACCGTGCTGCTGCTGCTCGTGGTCGCCACCCAGGCGATCCCGACCGAGCTGGGCGTCGTGCCGCTGTACATGATGATGGCCGACTTCGGCTGGGCCGGGCAGCTGCAGGCGGTGATCGTGCCCGGCCTGGTCACCGCGTTCGGCGTGTTCTTCATGCGCCAGTACTTCGAGCGGGCACTGCCGCTGGAACTGCTGGAGGCCGGGCGGATGGACGGCTGCGGCTCGCTGCGGCTGTTCTGGCACGTCGCGCTGCCGGCCGCCCGCCCGGCCGCGGCGGTGCTCGGGCTGTTCACGTTCATGCAGGCGTGGAACGACTTCTTCTGGCCGCTGGTCGTGCTGGTCCCGGAGAACCCGACCGTCCAGACCGCGCTCTCCAGCCTGGCCAGCGGCTACACCACCGACTACACCCTCGTGCTCACCGCCGCCACCATCGGCACCGTCCCCGTCCTCCTCGTGTTCCTGCTGTTCGGCCGCCAGATCGTCGGCGGCATCATGCAGGGCGCGCTCAAGGGCTGACCTCCCGGAGCTCATCGTGACTTCCAGCTTCCCGCTCGGCTTCCGCTGGGGCGTAGCCACCTCGGCGTTCCAGATCGAGGGTGCGACGACCGCCGACGGCCGTGGACCGTCCATCTGGGACACCTTCGCCGCGGTCCCCGGCGCGGTCGCCGGGGGTGACACCGGCGAGCCGGCGGCGGACCACTACCACCGCTGGCGCGCCGACCTCGCGCTGCTGGGCGACCTCGGCGTCGACTCC
The window above is part of the Amycolatopsis camponoti genome. Proteins encoded here:
- a CDS encoding carbohydrate ABC transporter permease, whose translation is MTTVLTPAAPAPPAAPGRARRLVRRVASPWTYAALIAILAGSAFPVYWSFVVSSQTTEAVGSVPPVLVPGGHLFENIARVFDESNFALALGNSMIVAGTITVSVVLFSTLAGFAFAKLKFRGRTVLLLLVVATQAIPTELGVVPLYMMMADFGWAGQLQAVIVPGLVTAFGVFFMRQYFERALPLELLEAGRMDGCGSLRLFWHVALPAARPAAAVLGLFTFMQAWNDFFWPLVVLVPENPTVQTALSSLASGYTTDYTLVLTAATIGTVPVLLVFLLFGRQIVGGIMQGALKG